CAATAGGTTTAAAGTAATCGTAGGGTCATTCATCATTAACATAGCGTAAATCTGAACGACAATCATTAAGTATTCACTAACAACATgataatcattattcagAATATTAAAGCCATTAATTGTTGCATCATCATATGTAAACATAAATGGATACATGGTATGGAATTCGTCATAGGATTTCATGAACTGCTTTATGTCAAAAATTGGTATAAAAACATTGTAGTTAAGAAAAAAGTGTAAGATCTGGTTATCAAGCTCTTTCTTGCtacttattattttcttgaagttaTTAATCAACTTAATAAATAAGTCATAAATATCCATAGGCAATTGGCTATTTGTTAAATTAGACATTTCTCCCGGGATTCCATCATGTTGAGAATCATTGGCCGTCAATGGGTTATACGGAACGTCAAGATCTCTATTTTGGAACTGATTATGCATGGCATAAGATGGGTGATATAAGTAAGAATTGGGATCATTTAGTAAGTAGTTATGGGAATTAGTAATCTTTAAGAATGGcaaattcaagtttatcaataaatgattGAACTGTGACTCgaaattcaaattgtcGTTACCTATAATAATACCTTTGTCAtccaaattgaatatttgatcGATCGGGTTATTAATTTGAATCGGGTTATTCTGATTTTTCATGCTCGTACGGTcctcattttcatttcttgCCTCAATACTGTTAGTTTCCACTTGTCTGTGCATGAATGTCCCACCATTAGTTTCCTTATGTTTTTCACTATCCTCATATTCCTCGTCTTCTCCGTATTTGAGTCTTAATAGTCTGTTTTGCTCTTCTAACTCTCGTAATTTTTTCTCCAAGTTTTCAGTATAACCTTTTGGAAATGCTCTCCTCGTTAATTTATCACTTGTCTTACAATCAAACCCTATCTTCGAACAATTATGACATGGTGTTAACCCGTCACATTTAATCTTCTTGATTCTACATCTGTCACACGCTTGCGATACTCTAATACCGGATGTAGTTTTTATTAGTTTCAAATTGGCCTCTTCCTTCTCCTTCTCTGTTTTAGGCTTCTGTGTGTCTGATTCTTCAGACTTTGAAAGTGACATTATCTAGCCATCAAATAGTACTTTATTTTGTTCGCTTCCTtcaaacaaataaatatatataaaatgcATAAACAGACTGAAGATCGGTCCACAGGAAGAGATTCTATCCTGGGGTAGAAATCACCTCGGCGAAAAGGACATCCCGGTCACAAAACTCAGAAATTCTCAGTAAGGCGCTGGTTCTCACAACTCTTCTAGCCCTTACCTTTTACAGTCTAATGCTGTATTTTACGAGCTCCTCTGTAGACAGCTTTACTATAAAATGTCTAACtgatttatattgataCCGATGAAAGATTCTCTTATACTTGCTTAAATTACTTTATATTGCTGCTAAATGAAGTCTACAATACAATGCGTAATGCGTTACTGTGAATTATAATCTATATAATATCGATaagatattttgaatagagCATTCGGCAAAATGGGTTCATTGATACGATAGCACCCGAAGGTTTCATCTTCGCTGTTAACTGTATGAGTTCTAAATATACTGTCCTGTGATTTCGAACCCCGCAATTTTTGTATTGGCTCGACTTGCTGCCAACTTTTGTATCAAATGTATGCTATGGCTTAAACTATGTTCTTGGCTATTATATGAAGCTGCCTTAAGCCTTTTACTCTTCAagtatcaaaaatatttagaaaaaaCGAAACTTCGTGGCACATCGATTACAGAAACGGGAGATAAGTAGgaatatatattgatatagCGCATATATTCTTCCCGAACAAACTACTTAACAGATAAGAAGCCTGGCTAGCTCAATCGGTAGAGCGTTTGACTCTTAACTAAAAGAAGCAATCAAAAGGTTGCGGGTTCGATCCCCGCGTCGGGTttaatcttattttttTGCGTTTTTGTTTTTCTCAATGCCAGTAAGGCCAAGTCTATTCAAGCCAATACATCTACATGGTGAAAAATACAATGAATCTTTTATATTGcatatatacaaatataacTAGTTTTAATACTCTGTTTTTGAATAACCTCTTAAATGCCAAGCGTATATTTGATGTTGTCGATAACTACAATCAAATAGCCTAAAgcataaatataaatattgaatatgtttAAATGAActgaattgaaatcaatgatgAACTAAGCATAAGTGTCTATATTATGATTCAATGTTTACCACCGgttctttgatttcttaattcattttcttttctttcaacaTCAGCAtcgaaaataatgaagtcATCTAATGCATTACCACCTGGAACCATTGGTAAAACAGGAACCTTCTTTTCAACAATAACTTCTAATAAGACAGGACCTGCGTAGTCTAAGAATTCCTTGATACCACTaactaattcttcttgagTAGAAATCTTAATACCCTTAACACCCATGGCATCAGCTAATTTCATGAAGTTTGGATTGGATTGATGGGTGTGAGAATATCTGTGTTCGTAGAACAATGATTGCCATTGAGTAACCATACCCTGTTCTTCGTTATTCAAGACACAAACCTTAATTGGTGCGTTAGCTTGAACCGCCGAGGATAATTCAGTCAAAGTCATATTGAATGAAGCATCACCATCAATATCGATAACCATAGCATCTGGCTTGGCAACTTGGGCACCAATAGCGGCTGGTAAACCGTAACCCATAGTACCTAAACCACCCGATGTGATCATAGTTCTTGGCTTGGTCCATGTGAAATGTTGAGCGGCCCACATTTGATGTTGACCGACACCAGTTGTAACGTAAACGTCCTTTCCATATGTAGAAGATTGTTTTGAGATTTCTCTGATAAGAGTTTGAGGTTTGATTAATGAACCTGGGGTTTCCAATTGGTAAGCGTATGGGTACTTTTCTTTCCATGTTTGGACTTCACCCATCCATTCTGGTCTTTCTTTAACAGCATCCACTAATGGAATAAACTTGCTCAAGTTGTTGGTAACATCACCTTCAACAGCCTCAGTTGCTTCGACAACCTTATTTATGTTCTTTGGAGagatttcaaaatgaatGATACCACCTCTGTTTTCAGAAGCAGCTAATTTAGCAGCAGGAGCAAATTTGCTAACATTACCAGTAACTCTATCGTCAAACCTTGCACCTAAGGCAATGATTAAATCAGCATTTTGCATGGCAGTGTTTGCAGCAGCGCTACCATGCATACCTAACATATCTAAAGATTTTGGATCTCTTTGATCAAAAGCACCTAAACCTTGGATAGTAGTTGTGACAGGAATACATGCTTTGTCGGCTAActcttttaataatgctgGACCTTGTTCGTGGTTTAAAATACCATTACCAACGTAAAGAATTGGTTTCTTGGCGATATTCAAGAGTTGTGCAGACCTTCTGATACTTTCCATGGTGAATTCAGTAGCAACCTTCTTAGTGATTTGAGTTAAAGCATTTGATGGTAAGGTAGTATTTATTGGGATGGATTCTCTTAAGATACCTGCAGTAACATCCTTTGGTAAATCAACCAAGACTGGACCTGGTCTTCCCGAAGTAGCAATTTCAAAAGCTTCGTTTATACGTCTTGGTAATTCAGCAATATTCTTAACCATGACATTCCATTTGGTACAAGATCTAGAAATACCAATAACATCGGCTTCTTGGAATGAATCGGTTCCAATTGCAGTGGTTGGAACCTGACCAGTGAAAACAACCAATGGAATACCATCAGCCAAGGCATCGGTCATTGGTGTAATAACATTCGTGGCACCTGGTCCTGAAGTAACCAACACAACACCTGGCTTCCCGCATGCTCTAGCATAACCTTCAGCCATGTGTCCAGCACCTTGTTCGTGTCTTGGtaaaacaaaattgaatttatcagaGTTGTAGATAGCGTCGAAAACAGGTAAAATGGCACCTCCAGCATACCCAAAAACGGTATCAACCTTGTGTCTCAACATCATTTCATGGAAGATCTCACCACCAGTTAACCCAATAAATGAGTCATCCATGATTGGATATTGACTCTTTCTTACAACGTTTTTCTTTAACTCAGTGGCTCCGCTGCTTGGATCTTGTTGATCGAATGAAGGGGCCGGCGTAGGTCTTGAACTAGCACTCATAGTTGCTTTCAGAAAGCTAGTCTTATTCATACATCTAACTTGGCTACTAGCCATTCTAAAGGCTCTTTGGCAAGATGTGGCCTTTATATTACGAGCAAtcattttttgataattgtGTCTTAAAAACCTATTAGTTTAATTTTCTAAAAAAACAACCTATAGCTATAACAAGCAAAAAAGTCGAATTAAATGGAGTCgattctttgatttttcaatgaGTCAGTTGACCATTTTTCAGCGAAAATGTTTTTTGCGCTCGAGCGGAAGCGGAGGAATCTCCATTTCTTTTCTATGATCATATACAGGAGCCAATTGCAACAATTTAAAGtttatattgaatatttatatgtttTACGAACTAAATGAAATGACAGAAATGTATATGAacatattgaaataaagaTGCAGTAATCTACTCTTCGATAACATCTTCCTTAGTATCGCTAGCagtattataattttggGATTCTGGGACTTGGGAGTCATGATTCTGAGAATCGAGTTTTTCTTGAATGCTCGAGTCATCCTGATGAGCAGTCGATACTGAGGAGCTGCCAACTGCCTGGAAAACCTGGGGATTCGGAGGAATTCCCTCCATAACTTCCTGGGATGGACGAGACATTTGAGCATTTGGATTGACGTTAGGATTGCCCCAATCTAAGAAATCTCTTCTTACTTCGACATAATCATAGGCAAATTCACCGATTTGGTCTTCGTCCATACCAATTTCTTCGGCATTGTAATCTATTCTCAAGTGCAAACCGGGgattttgttgattacGAAGCATAGCACAGCCGTGACACCACCAGCATAAGCTGCGGTGGCCAAGATATAGACGATTTGAATGTACAATTGTTTGTAATTGTGATCAATCCAACCACCGGCGTGCACAGTTACTCCATCGTAGCCGATAACAGTGGAACTTCCAAATAATGCATTGAAAATCAATCCCACAATACCGGCGATACCGTGCTCCGCTAAAACATCTAGGGAATCGTCGACTCTGCAGagatatttgattttggtgGAAAAGTTACACACAATACCAGATACAATTCCAAGAATCACTGAGGCCCATAATGGGATCATACCTGATGAAGGAGTGGCCGCCACTAATCCTGAAATACAACCCGAGCAGACCGCAACCATGGACCATTTATTTTCCAATCTGAAATCAAGCAAACACCATGTGATAGCCCCGAATGCACCACATAAATGGGTATTGAACATCGAGTATGGAACCTTGATTGATGCATTTCCACAAGAGAACCCGTTGAAAAATAACCATCCCACATAAAGTAATGATGTTCCCATACAAATGGTGGAAATGTTGTGTGGACGATAATTAATCATCAATGTCTCGTTTCTTCTACCTAAGAATGCACTGAATACAAACGCTGATACACCCGATAGTATTTCTACTGGGCCACCACCCGCATAATCCAAAGCACCCCCTTGCCACTGTGAGGCCCATCCACCTCCCCAAATCCAGTAAACCACCGGACAGTAAACCACTGTCGCCCAgcaaaataaaaagataGCCGTTGGTAAAAATCTTCCTCTTTCTCCAATACACCCGCCTGCTAAAATAGCTAAGGTGACCAACAAAAAttgcatttgaaataaCGCATAGGCGATTTCAGGATAGTCAGGCGTGCCTTCAGCACTACCTAATAGATTCTTGAAGCCAAAGAAATGCAAGTCCCCAATAAAATTGTTTGCAGATTTGTCAGAAAAGGCTAACGAGTATCCCCAAAAGTACCATTGGAAGATTCCAATGAACGAACTCATCAACACTATCCATATCATCGACAACGCACTTTTCCGTCTGGCCAACCcagaatataaaaatgCTAAACCCGGTATCATTATCCAGATTAGCGACGAAGCGATCgagaataataatatgtcACTTTCCTTATAGTCTTCATTTGCTGTGAATAGCTTTCTTCGATTTAATATGCCTGTTGTTACAGATGAAATTGTCATAGGTTAATATTTTCGCAGCTGTATTACTAGGTCCCActaattaattaaaaatcAATCGTCTAAATATAAAAGTATGCAAGTAactttttggaaatttgaaatttaataCTACTGTAACTAATGAATTACCTGTCGAAAATAATCTTCGAAATAcgtatatatttattcatttcattGCCCTGCCCtattgaaaaaaagaaaattttgcGTATGTCATTATTGCACCGTTTAGATAGTaatattacacaaaactCATAGTTAAGCACTAATAATCGCATGGTTATGATCGAAGCGCCTCGATTTTCGTTATCAGTGAATTTAACAAATCACATCAATTTTGCTTTTGATACAGATTTTTTCCCCAGTTTTTggttcttcttcattttaACTCGATACATATATAATGTGACCCCCTGGAAACCAGTCCCGCTAATTAGATTTGCTAAATACGCTTATTTTAGATTATCATCGTACTATCTATCCAGACATTGACGTAAGTTCGCTAGGTCAAGCCGCACTGATAAGTGCGTATTCGAATATTATTGGCTGGTGCGAGTGGtgaatcaataaattacGGTAAGAGAACACGACTTGTCTGTTCCTATATTTTCCGATGacaagaaaaaatatgGCTGCGAAATTGCTTACAAGATGACTAAATTCAGGAAATACGTGACATAAGTAGCTAACTAGACTAATAACGCGAGAATTGAGAACAATAACACGCTCCAGGAACACCTGTTCGAATTGGATAACGCTTCATAGGACGAAAATGCGTATGGGGGAATGTATTGGGTTGATGATGGGTATTCCGCGGAATATGAAGGCGGGAGAGCTGCGGTGCCGGTAATAATAGCATGCGATGAGATGGACGTATCAGCAATATCGGACTGAGGTTGAGAATTAGTATTGATGGAGGAGTCAACGGTAGACGATGTGGGCAAGATGTCCGAATGTTCTTTTTGAAGTGATTCTGAAGATAATTCAGGAACGTAGGTAGGAAAAGTAGTGGTACAATCTTCGTCGCAAGAAATACTCTCGGTTATGGTTTC
This is a stretch of genomic DNA from Debaryomyces hansenii CBS767 chromosome G complete sequence. It encodes these proteins:
- a CDS encoding DEHA2G02134p (similar to uniprot|P07342 Saccharomyces cerevisiae YMR108W ILV2 Acetolactate synthase), whose translation is MIARNIKATSCQRAFRMASSQVRCMNKTSFSKATMSASSRPTPAPSFDQQDPSSGATELKKNVVRKSQYPIMDDSFIGLTGGEIFHEMMLRHKVDTVFGYAGGAILPVFDAIYNSDKFNFVLPRHEQGAGHMAEGYARACGKPGVVLVTSGPGATNVITPMTDALADGIPLVVFTGQVPTTAIGTDSFQEADVIGISRSCTKWNVMVKNIAELPRRINEAFEIATSGRPGPVLVDLPKDVTAGILRESIPINTTLPSNALTQITKKVATEFTMESIRRSAQLLNIAKKPILYVGNGILNHEQGPALLKELADKACIPVTTTIQGLGAFDQRDPKSLDMLGMHGSAAANTAMQNADLIIALGARFDDRVTGNVSKFAPAAKLAASENRGGIIHFEISPKNINKVVEATEAVEGDVTNNLSKFIPLVDAVKERPEWMGEVQTWKEKYPYAYQLETPGSLIKPQTLIREISKQSSTYGKDVYVTTGVGQHQMWAAQHFTWTKPRTMITSGGLGTMGYGLPAAIGAQVAKPDAMVIDIDGDASFNMTLTELSSAVQANAPIKVCVLNNEEQGMVTQWQSLFYEHRYSHTHQSNPNFMKLADAMGVKGIKISTQEELVSGIKEFLDYAGPVLLEVIVEKKVPVLPMVPGGNALDDFIIFDADVERKENELRNQRTGGKH
- a CDS encoding DEHA2G02156p (similar to uniprot|P40260 Saccharomyces cerevisiae YGR121C MEP1 Ammonium permease), whose protein sequence is MTISSVTTGILNRRKLFTANEDYKESDILLFSIASSLIWIMIPGLAFLYSGLARRKSALSMIWIVLMSSFIGIFQWYFWGYSLAFSDKSANNFIGDLHFFGFKNLLGSAEGTPDYPEIAYALFQMQFLLVTLAILAGGCIGERGRFLPTAIFLFCWATVVYCPVVYWIWGGGWASQWQGGALDYAGGGPVEILSGVSAFVFSAFLGRRNETLMINYRPHNISTICMGTSLLYVGWLFFNGFSCGNASIKVPYSMFNTHLCGAFGAITWCLLDFRLENKWSMVAVCSGCISGLVAATPSSGMIPLWASVILGIVSGIVCNFSTKIKYLCRVDDSLDVLAEHGIAGIVGLIFNALFGSSTVIGYDGVTVHAGGWIDHNYKQLYIQIVYILATAAYAGGVTAVLCFVINKIPGLHLRIDYNAEEIGMDEDQIGEFAYDYVEVRRDFLDWGNPNVNPNAQMSRPSQEVMEGIPPNPQVFQAVGSSSVSTAHQDDSSIQEKLDSQNHDSQVPESQNYNTASDTKEDVIEE